A stretch of the Acyrthosiphon pisum isolate AL4f chromosome A2, pea_aphid_22Mar2018_4r6ur, whole genome shotgun sequence genome encodes the following:
- the Acn9 gene encoding protein ACN9 homolog, mitochondrial: protein MSGLNHVQRVRLLYKTILRLHRGLPNELQELGQAYVRDEFRRHKNCNPKETQIFMLEWSKYTLTLSEQLLKNAKSNIGFGKNIDKDDGVLDSFTDDQILQLYNLFKETTGIQDKIIESELSK, encoded by the exons ATGTCTGGTCTAAATCATGTACAAAGAGTTCgtttattgtataaaactattttaagacTGCACCGAGGCTTACCAAATGAATTACAAGAACTAGGTCAAGCATATGTACGTGATGAATTTCGTAGACATAAAAACTGTAATCCTAAAGAAACTCAAATATTCATGCTGGAATGGagt AAATACACATTGACACTATCAGAGCagcttttaaaaaatgcaaaatcaaatattggttttggtaaaaatattgataaagatGATGGTGTATTAGACTCTTTCACGGATGATCAAATTttacaactttataatttattcaaggAAACAACTGGAATCCAGGACAAAATTATTGAATCTGAgctttcaaaataa